The DNA segment GATGATGGCGCGCTCGCCCCACTGTGTGGCACGGATGTCGTAGAGGTCGCCGCCGACCATGGTGCCGACCTCGCCGGAGCGGTGGAGACCGGCGGCGAGCACCCGTCCGACCCGGTGCGGCACCGGGCGCAGCAGGGTCCGCATCAGGGCCTCGGCCACCGAGTTGGCCCGCACCAGGTGCTGTTCCTGGCGCCGGCGGTGGGCCGCCAGCGCCACCCCGAGGAAGCCGACGAGGCCGGTGGCGATATAGGCGGCGACGTGGTGGGTCTCCCACTGCTCGTGGAGGTTGTGGCCGGTGCAGCAGGGGGTGCCGGCCACCACCCCTTCCAGCACGATGCCGACCACCGTGTACGCCGCGACGCCGAGCGGGCCGAGGGCGTACGCGGCGATCACCGGCAGGGCGATGAGCAGGAAGCTCACGGCCCACGGGGTGGGGCTGGCGGTCTCCAGCAGCATGACGAACGCGATGTAGCCGGCCGGCAGCCAGCGCATCCAGGCCGGGGGCCGGGGCACCGCGAGGCCGCTGTGGTCCGCGATCTCCACGCGGCGCCGGCCCCGGCGTCCTGCGCCCGGCGGGCGGTCCGGTCCGCTGCCGTCCCCACGACCGTTCCGCTGAAAGATCCGCTCACCCCACCTGTCCACCCGGGCTCCCGACGCGGCCGCGATCAAGACAGCACAGCCTGACGCGGCTGGCGGGCCCGGCCCGGCCATTACGCCGTCGGCGGCATGTCCCGGGCGGCGGTGACGGGATGGGAGACGGGAAGGGGCGCGGGCTCACCGCTTGTGCGGGAGAAGGCCCTGGGTGTAGTCCTCGGTGGCCGGTGGGTGCCGCGAGGTGTAAGGGCACTTCCAGTCCTCTTCGGTGAACCGCCCCGAGTAGTGCCGGGCGGGCTGTTCGTACTCGTACTCCGTGAAACTCGGATTGACGGAACCGTTGTTCTTGGCCTCGCGCCGACGGATCGCGTCCTGCATCGAGTAGAAGTTCTCGCCGAGGAGCGTGAACTGGGTGAGGGAGTTGAAGGCGATGGCCGCCGTCGTGAAGCGGCGGCTCGCCCGGGACGAGCCGGGGTGCATCCCGACGACGAAGAAGGCGTGCCCGCCCGCGTGGAATCCGAAATGGGCCTGCTCGGGGTCGGAGGATGCTCCCGCGTCCAGGCCGAAGGTGCGGCTGTCGAGGTCGTGCATGTGCTGCAGATGCCGCCAGAGGAGTTCCTCGTAGGCGTGCTCGTCGACCGTGCCGGGCTCTTCGAACGTCGCGACGAAGGTGCGGAAGCTCTGGTCGGACAGCAGGGGACGGACGGCGTCGACATACGCCACGAGGTCGCGGTGGTTCTCTTCCGCCGACGCCTCGTCGCCCAGTCTTCGGTAGTGCCGGTGGGTGAGACCACGGCGTTTCAGTGCGGCGCGGGCACCCAGGCAGCTGAACTCCCGGGTCTGGATGAAGCGTTCCAGTTCGGCGCGCAGCGCGTCGGTGCGTACGCCGTCCGCGCGCAGGGGGTCGGTGGATATCGCGGTGCTGTGTTCATTCATCGTGAGACCTTGGCCGGATCCGGTGGTTGACCCCATGACAGTGCGGGGCGCCGGGACCATCGGCAAGGCATTAACCGGACGAAGAGCGACAAGTCAAGCCGTGTCCCCCTTCGGGGAAACGGGGGCGCGAGGGAGGTCCAAGGTCTCCCCGTACTCAGCCCTGCGGCCCACTGGGCCCCCCGCGCCGGGCGAAGGCGAGGATGTCGGGGACCGCTTCGCGCAGGCTCGTGAAGTGGCGGTGGACGCCGTCCACGGCAGTCGCGCTGTTGACGCCCCAGACCGTCATGCCGGCCCGCAGGCCCGCTTCGACT comes from the Streptomyces angustmyceticus genome and includes:
- the gntA gene encoding guanitoxin biosynthesis heme-dependent pre-guanitoxin N-hydroxylase GntA, which codes for MNEHSTAISTDPLRADGVRTDALRAELERFIQTREFSCLGARAALKRRGLTHRHYRRLGDEASAEENHRDLVAYVDAVRPLLSDQSFRTFVATFEEPGTVDEHAYEELLWRHLQHMHDLDSRTFGLDAGASSDPEQAHFGFHAGGHAFFVVGMHPGSSRASRRFTTAAIAFNSLTQFTLLGENFYSMQDAIRRREAKNNGSVNPSFTEYEYEQPARHYSGRFTEEDWKCPYTSRHPPATEDYTQGLLPHKR